The region aggaacttaaacattagctttcttacatggcacatattgcacttttactttcttctccaacactttgtttttgcattatttaaaccaaattgaacatgtttcattatttatttgaggctaaattgattttattgatgcattatatgaagttaaaataagtgttcattcagtattgttgtaattgtcattatacaaaaaaaatatatttttttaaattaaaaatcgccgattaatcggtatcgcttattttggtcctccaattatcggtatcggcttgaaaaatcataatcggttgacctctagtctggaggttagttaacgtgtccaaagaagggcagaagtatacagaatggtgtcgtctgctagaggtggatcagagaatcaccagcagcaagagcaacatcattgatgtatacagagaagagaatcggcccgagaattgaaccctgtggcacacccatagagactgccagaggtcgaacaacaggcctccgatttgacacactgaactcttcgagaagtagttggtaaccgttgtaaaccaggcgaggcaatcatttgagaaaccaaggctgtcgagtctgccaataagaatgtggtgattgacagagtcaaagccttggccaggtcgatgaatacggctgcacagtaatgtctcttatcgatggcggttatgatgtcgtttaggaccttgagcgtggctgaggtgcacccatgaccagctctgaaaccagattgcatagcggagaaggtacggtgggatcgaaatggtcggtaatctgtttgttaacttggctttcgaagaccttagaaagacagggtaggctAGATATAGgtttgtagcagtttgggtctagagtgtcacccctttgaagaggggatgactcgcggcagctttccaatctttgggaatctcagacgatacgaaagagaggttgaacaggctagtaatagtggttgcaacaatttcggcagataattttagaaagagaggtccagattgtctagcccggctgattggatgggtccagattttgcagctctttcagaaggCATGCAGCTatttggatgaaggagaaatggtgggggcaaatttctgttagaaaagctaaggctagctttttcaaactgcctgtgtatatttgttcctaacttccctgaaaagttgcatatcatgggggatatttgatgctaatgcagaacgccacaggatgtttttgtgctggtcaagggcagacaggtctggagtgaaccaaggactatatctattcctagttctacatgtTTTGAGTGGGGCATGSTTGTTAacgatggtgaggaaggcacttttaaagaatagccaggcaacatctactgacgggatgaggtcagtgtcattccaggataccccggccaggatAGAATAGACATTCCTATTTATGTTGACATTCGATGGTGGGTGGACCAGcagccatctttgtggtagtaattggaAGTTAACATTCctattaaaattacatttcaatgacgtaccagctaaattgcagcAGTCAGAAGGGATATGTCGATTCTATGATTGAAATACATCTACCCCATATTCAAGAGAATGCTTTGTCTCTGCTGATGGTAGGCACAACACAAAACTCACCTTATGCAAAATACGGTCTAAACTACAccattgtgtgagagagaaaaaagtatatatatgtatatatacacacacagttgaagtcggaagttcacatacatttaaactcagtatttcacaattcctgacatttaatcctagtaaaaattccctgtcttaggtcagttaggctcacctttatttttagaatgtgaaatgtcagaataatagcagagaatgatttatttaagcttttatttctttcatcacattcccagtgggtcagaagtttacatacactcaattagtatttggtagcattgcctttaaattgttgaacttgggtcaaacgtttcgggtagccttccacaagcttcccacaataagttggacaaatcttggctcattcctcctgacagagctggtgtaactgagtcaggtttgtaggcctccttgctcYCACACYCYTRttcagttctgcccacaaatgttctataggattgaggtcagggctttgtgattgatggccactccaatagcttgactttgttgtccttaagccagtttgcaacaactttggaagtatgcttggggttattgccctcactacatattcgtcgccagacccacccactggctccaggtcatctataagtattttctaggtaaagctccgccttatctcagctcactggtcacgataacacccacccgtagcacacgctccagcaggtatatctcactggtcatccccaaagccaacaRStcctttggccacctttccttccagttctctgctgcaatggcTGAAACGAATTgccaaaaatcgctgaagttgcgAGACTTATctatccctcactaactttaaacatcagcttcttagcagctaaccgatcgctgcagctgtcacagcccatctgtaaatagcccaaccaatctacctacctcatccccatattgttttttacttttttgacatcatcatctgcacatctacactccagtgttaatttgctaaattgtaattacttgctactttGGCCTATTTGCCTTACCTcacccatttgcacacactgtatatagatttttttctgttgtgttattgactgtactttgtttattccatgtaactgtgttgtttgtgtcgcactgctttgctttatcttgggccagtgtcgcagttgtaaatgagaacttgttctcaactggcctacctggttaaaaaaaaggtgaaatactaaaaattgtctatttggaagaaccattcgcgaccaagctttaacttcctgactgaggtcttgagatgttgcttcaatatatccacaatttttcctacctcatgatgccatctatttgtgtgaagtgcaccagtccctcctgcagcaaagcaaccccacaacatgatctaacacccccgtgcttcagggttgggatggtgttattcggcttgcaagcctccccctttttcctccaaacataacaatggtcattatggccaaaggttctatttttttgtttcatcagaccagaggacatttctctaaaaagtacgatattgtccccatgtgcagttgcaaaccgtatggctttttatggcggttttggagcagtggcttcttccttgctgaggggcctttcaggttatgtcgatataggactcttttacttgtggatataatacttttgtacctgtttcctccagcatcttcacaaggtcctttgctgttgttctggggttgattagcatttttcgcaccaaagtacgttcatctctaggagaaagaacgcgtctccttcctgagcggtatgacggctgcgggtccatggtgtttattacttgcgtactattgtttgtacagatgcatgtgataccttcaggcgtttggaaattgctcccaaggatgaaccagaattgtggaggtctacatttttccCTCTGAGGTCTAGGCggcttctttttttctcttttgatgtcaagcaaagaggaactgagtttgaaggtaggccttgaaatacatccacaggtacactccaattgactcaaatttgtcaatagcctatcagaagcttctaaagccatgacatcattttctggaattttccaagctgtttaaaggcacagtcaacttagtgtatgtaaacttctgacccactgcaattgtggcacagtgaattatatgtgaaataatctctggaaacaattgttggaaaaattcttgtgtcatgcacaagtagatgtcctaaccgacttgccaaaactatagtttgttaacaagaaatttgtagagggttgataaacgagtttaaatgactccaacttaggtgtatgtaaacttccgacttcaactgtgtgtgtgtgtttaatatatattattattattttcttcatAGGAGGTTCTTTTAAGCAATTGACGTTAaaggattaaaaaaatattttttttttacaaatttgttTGACAAACCTGTTTGTATGCATTTAAATATCAAACTCAACCCTTTACCTTTTCCAGTGattaagacatggatgtctcatggtagggtagggtatgcaaaatgggtcaacttcactttctgaccacttctacaaAGGACAAATATTGAAAGTTTTGTTCAAATCKAAACAATGTgcggtcaaaaagtgattgaaatcaaatggaacaacGCAATATTATGTATGCCGTCAACGACACATTTACTACTTTGAGATACTACTATGTCACAAGGTTACCGCTGCACACTGTTCTCACAGTGAATACCACACAGTGAGGTCATATACTGTGGTAAAGAATTGCTCCCTACGGCAGCACAGAACAAACTAGCAAATTAGAGGTAAAACAATAACCCAATTGTAACATTCTCAATAAATTATGTCTATATTCCCACAACATGCCAATAACGACAGTCACAGTTCAACAAGAACACCACCGACGTGTGGATTACGTGGTGAAGACGTGATGTGTTGTAATCTTCAAAAGGCATGGTGAATGGAGACAATTTAAACAGTGGAACAGTCATTAAAACATTCAACACTCAGTGCTGCCTGTGCTAGTATCCATTTCAGATGAGCAAACATGAATAACCAGAAGCGTCAGTCAGTGATTGCATTGGCTTGGGAGCTATCGTTACTTGACGTCTCTGGTGAATGTATGTGGAGTGACTCATCTGAAATGTCTCTAGAAAAcgtttaagttacagccttatcctaaaacagattaaataaaaaatgttcctcaatctacacacaataccccataatgaaaaagcaaacaggtttgacatttttgcataagtattcagaccctttgctatgagactcgaaattgagctcaggtgcatcctgtttccattgctcaaccttgaaatgtttctacaacttgattgaagaacacttgtggtaaattcaattgattggacatgatRtagaaaggcacacacctatctatacaaggtcccagagttgcagtgcatgtcagagcaaaaaacaagccatgaggtcgaaagaattgtccgtagagctccaagacaggattgtgtcgaggcacagatctgggtaagggtaccaaaacatttctgcagcattgaaggtccccaagaacacagtggcctccatcattattaaatggaagaagtttggaaccaccaagactcttcctagagctggccgcccggccaaactgagcacctggggagaagggccttgaccaAGAAcacgacggtcactctgacagagctccagaggtcttcagtggagataggagaaccttccagaaaggcaacaaatcaagcctttatggtagtggccagacggaagccactccagagtaaaaagcacatgacagaccgcttggagcttgccaaatgaaacctaaaggactctcagaacatgagaaacaagattctctggtctgatgaaaccaagattgaactctttggcttgaatgccaagtatcaggtcaggaggaaacttggcaccatcccaacggtgaagcatggtggtggcagaatcatgctgtggggatgtttttcagcggcagtgactgggacactagtcagaatcgagggaaagatgaacagagcaaagtacagagagatccttgatgaaaacctgctccagagcgctcaggacctcagactggggcaaaggttgagcttccaacaagacaatgaccgtaagcacacagccaagacaatgcaggtgtggcttcaggacaagtctctgaatgtcattgagtcaGCCAGAGCCtggtcttgaacccgatcgaacatctctggagagacctgaaaatagctttgcagctccccatccaacctgacagagcttgagaggatctacagagaagaatgggagaaacaacccaaatacaggtgtgccaagcttgtagcgtcatacccaagaagacttgaggctgtaatcactgccaaaggtgcttcaacaaaatactgagtaaagggcctgaatgcttatgtaaatgttataattttattgatttaaaaaattggCATTTCCTAAAagaaaaacgtttttgctttgtcattatggggtattgtgaggaagaaaaaaaacccgatccattttagaataaggctgtaatataacaaaatgtggaagacatcaaggggtctgaatactttccgaatgcactatacctGTGATGTCTGGAGCAAATGTATAGTGATTGTTACTTCATGGTGTGCTAAATGTGGGTTACTTGGAATGTCTGTAGTAAATGTATTTAACATGGGATATACGTGTGGTGAATATTACCGCTGGGTGGGTTGGGTTTGGGTGAATGTGTCTGGTGTTGATTGTTACCTGGGATGTCTGTGGTGATTGTCTTGCCGCCTGATGTCTCATCTTCAGAGGAGCTGGTGCTAGAGTCACAGGTGAGGTCGCTGTCACTTGTACTGCTGTCCTGCAGCAAGTTGTACTTCTTCCTCGCCGCTGCCTCACGCTTCTGCCTCAGCAGCCGTATCCGCTCCTTGTGCTTCTGGCTCCGGTGACCTTTGACTTTAGCCAGCCGGCCGTTGGTCTGCTTCTCGCCGCCTGCACCTCCTGCCACAGCCGGCTGGCAGCGGTTCTTCTTGGCTGCCATTGTGTTGGTGGACATCTCACTTTCAGAACGTGAACGCCGGGACTTTTGCCTGCTTGACGATGACGTTTGGCACCCTGCTGCCAGCCCGGTGTCAGCCACCGTGGTGCCCTCCTCCCCTGATGCCCGCGAGGCAGCTCCCTCCTCACCAGAGGAGAGTGTGTCTGAGTCGGCCTGGTGGCCACTGGAGGAGGGCGAGAGCATGCAGGGGTTGGAGGAGTCGCTCTCGTAGACGTGGCCTGAGGCAGGCTTGTCACTGCCGGTGGAGGCGTGCTGGGACTCTGGGGAGTCTCTCCTTAGCTCCTTCATGAGGCAGGGCATGGAGAGCAGGCTGGGCTCACCCTCCATCTGCAAGGGACTGTCCCCCTCATCTCCTGGTGGAAAGCTGGTGGTGGTCTCTGTTTTAAGGGGCTCCCCCCTAAAAGCAGCTGCTGACCCCACCTGTGCAGMACACTCTGGGAGGGTCTCGCCATCCACAAACTCCTCTGTGTCTGCCATCTTAAGGCTAGTTGAGTAGGGCCCCGTGGTCTGACTGTCTTAGAAGAGTGGGCCTGGACAGGAACTCACCTGGAACaacaatacatatatatttagggaaaaggggatacctagtcagttgtacaactgaatgcattcaactgaaatgtgtctcctgcatttttacacacacatacatataaatCGAAGGGTGCATTTGCGGCCCGCAATTCAGGGCATTCTGCAGGAACGCCTCTTCATATTTCTATTGGTCCKTTTTTAAGctaggactctggtacacagGTGGGGACGcttcagtacagtaggtggcagtaatgcaccgtaacgttggatgccaaccgccgataaaccccacaaAAGAAGAGGCAGGGGCTagaacggtagctagctagcgtcCTTCAACCCCACCAGTCGTGCACCGCTTAACCCGCAGTTCTGAGGGCAGGTGTTCGGCAGGCGGGAGCGAAGGTCACTGTGTGCTTgctaggactccggtacacagcaggtgggagcgtcaccggtagacagtgtcctttgatccagaaaaaataaaatacttgcaTTTCCCTTTTGACACATTTTAATCGCATTGACAATCAGGGGAAATCCTGAATATCAAAAGTGTCTCACAAGCATGAAGATGGCTGGtgaataggaggaggaggaggagggggggcttTAAtacaggaaccaatgggatgcttgGACGcaatgcaggaatgcccacatgcaggaacgccctgAATTGTGGGCCGCTACTGAGAAAGGCTGCAAGTTTCCCATAAATCGATTGTTTTTGACGAGTTGATTCAGTTGCGGTGAAGGACGGGGGATTTGTAAACATAGTCATCAATGCATGCATTTGTTATACTAGCACGAACCCGCTGGGCAGATAACTACGTAGTTAGCCAACTACCTAAAATGGAAGAGACGTAACATTAGCTATGCTAGTGACGATTCAATTTAAAACGCATTCCTTTAGCTAGCCARGGTATGCTAGCCAGTTAGCACTGACGGCGTATCTAGCTATGCAGGCgaacatgctagctagcaacttacctagGACCGGGTGTTACACGCTTGTRTCTTCAGTGTCCGACTTCTGTGACATCTtatttttatatatgtatatatattttttttaatgtatgacATACAAATAATACACTTGCAACGTCAACCTTAGTCCATTCACACATACGAATACCAGCTAGCTACTTATTTCAAAATGTCCCCACCGGCCGATGTTCACATAAAAATGTGCGTCACTTCCGTGGTTGTAAATGACATAGGAAAAACTAGCACTTCGGTGCGTCTAGGAGGTAGTGTAGCTACATAATCACTTCAGGTTGTTGTAGGTGCACACTGTATATTGGTTTTGAACTTAAATCACTAAAGCCGTGCTCACATtgacagtttgaagtgactcaaatccaatTTATTTTGCATATCCGattgttatttttcctgcagtctgaacaggcaaaaagcacatggaatcagatatttcaagccacatttcgtTGTTTGAAGTCGAATACTATGcaaatctgattcctggacatgtcaCTTGCCTTGAATGGTCAAATCTGAATTTTGCGCTCATGTGGTTTTTAGACTtcggcatatcttgttgcttgctagctactctgacattttgacaagaacatgtggtagctaactagcttgttaattagtgaatgtgctagaaagctaaacagctacctagctagctacttgaCTGTTGCGGCTAGCCAAAAATGACTCATTTTGAATGTTTGATCATGTTATCCTTTTTGGCTTTAAAAAGTGTTCTTACactgattttgaacattcaaagcaactgggaaacgtccatgtcaggcattgttgtcaccttagcatGCTACATATCTTCTGAATGATAGGAAGCACCACCAATCAGCTGCATCATTTGTGGGggatgacatgtttactgttgcatTGTTTTCATAGGAAACAATTAGTGGCTCATCTTTACTTACCCACCTATGATTTTGTAAGACAGCTAAAAGATACCCTTAGACACATTCTGGAAAAAATATAGCCTAAACAGCCCATGACAAGTTAATGAAAAACCTTTGATTTCTATTGACATTTATCATTAAAAATACTTTCTACACTTACCATCCCCAAAATGTGTCATTTTCAAGGCAGCCCTTTAGACATGGAGGAATTCATGAAGTCCACCTTCATCTCCAGTTGAGCATCAATTGKAGCCTTGGACAAGGAGAAAACAGTTAACTTAAAATWGAATTGtcacaatgtacagtattatcACAAAGTTCATGTTGGCAAAACTCACAAATTCTCGCTTTGTCGCTTCAATTTTTACTTCCGCAAGAGATGGACTCTTATGGGGAAATACGATATTTAGAAGAGCATATCACAaatttagaaaaatgtaaaaacattattttttaaatactaacATTTCTTACTGGGCTCAAATCTCTGTAGGTCTAGTTTCTTTGACAAAGGTATCATTTCTTGTTTCAACGTGGCAATCTGCTGCAGAGGCTGGAGAAACCCATGGCAATACATTTCACAGCAAAGCAGAACGGCAAATACTACCAGCTTAAAACATAACACGAGTAAACCACAGAGAGCTCCAACAGAGCTTGGTGGGAGATAGATTCTCCATGTGTCTGGATGCCTGATGTTCCTGAAGGTGAGAGGATGAACATGCATTGCTTATGACCCAGGCAAAATGCCCTAAATACCTGACCGTGTTTCCGAGGTTGACTTCCCAGCTCAAGCTATCCCCCAATCCAACATCTCAAAGCCAGAAACGAAACAGAGGAAATCTTTACTCTTGAAGAAAAAGaataaacaacatacagtaccagtcagaagtttgaacacacctactcattccaggggttttcttaattttttactattttctacatggtagaataatagagaagacatcaaaactatgaaataacacatatggaatcatgtggatTTCTCTCTAAGACATGTTGTCCAACTCATTATAGTTAAGcacagaaaacgtggtaattYACTACAATGACCTACAGCTGCCTGTTTTCATTGGTTCTTGCCAGGTAAGCCTGTGGGGCCAGCAAACATAGGCTACATGGAGAGGAAGGGcgatagagagacaggagagggatagagagcggtTATTTGGGTATCTACTCGACAATGAATCTAATTGTGTTGTTATTTAGCAGTATTAAAGAGTAACTGACCCTAAAAAACAACTAATCTCTTTCGAAACGGCCTATGGGTCATCGATATGAGTCAAACGTTTAGTCTAGTGTAAAAAtagactacaaagtgtaaatataaTAATTTTGGTCAGTCAGTTTTGTCTAAATCGGAGTTTGGAAGCTCAGTATGTCACAACAAGTAAATTAAGGTTAGGTTTGGATTACAAGTATGTCTACAAGTCATGCCGCTTTTTGCCAAGCTCCACATGAAAATTGCCCGTCCGCCCACTTTGCTTCCCTACATTGAATGGGGCTCCGTTGTTTCATCGCCRGCAGTTTTGAGACTGAAAAGCCCTATACGAATTGACCAACTATGGGTTGCATGCCCttctaaatcaaattgtattagtcacatgcgctgaatacaaccttacagtgaaatgcttacttacgagcccctaaccaacaatgSAATTTTTCTTTTAACAAATAAAATACTAGTAAGAAATAGAAGTAACAAATAATTGAAGAgttgcagtaaaataacaatagcgagactaaacacaggggggtaccggtggGGGGGTGGGTGCTTGTGGGTAGAtgttagatgttcaggagtcttatggcttgggggtagaagctgtttagaagcctcttggacatagacttggcgctcaggtaccACTTGatatgcagtagcagagagaactgtctatgacgagggtggctggagtctttgacaatttttagggccttcctctgacaccgtgtagaggtcctggatggcaggaagcttggccccagtgatgtactgagccgtatgcactaccctatgtagcgccttgcggtcggaggccgagcagttgccataccaggcagtgaRgcaaccagtcaggatgctctcgatggtgcagctgtagaaccttttgaggatctgaggacccatgccagatctttcagtctcctgaggcggaaaagattttgttgtgccctcttcacaactgtcttcgtgtgcttggaccatgttagtttgatggagatgtggacaccaaggaacttgaagctctcaacctgctccactacagcaccgtcgatgAMAATGGGGGCATGCTTGgtactctttttcctgtagtccacaatcatctcctttatcttcatgacgttgagggagaggttgttgtcctcgcACCACYcggccaggtctctgaccccctTCCTATAGGRtgcctcatcgttgtcggtgatcactgttgtgtcatcgacaaactttatgatggtgttggagttgtgcctggccgtgcagtcatgagtgaacag is a window of Salvelinus sp. IW2-2015 linkage group LG5, ASM291031v2, whole genome shotgun sequence DNA encoding:
- the LOC111963809 gene encoding protein ARK2N isoform X3, whose amino-acid sequence is MADTEEFVDGETLPECXAQVGSAAAFRGEPLKTETTTSFPPGDEGDSPLQMEGEPSLLSMPCLMKELRRDSPESQHASTGSDKPASGHVYESDSSNPCMLSPSSSGHQADSDTLSSGEEGAASRASGEEGTTVADTGLAAGCQTSSSSRQKSRRSRSESEMSTNTMAAKKNRCQPAVAGGAGGEKQTNGRLAKVKGHRSQKHKERIRLLRQKREAAARKKYNLLQDSSTSDSDLTCDSSTSSSEDETSGGKTITTDIPGHMXAELAHREPPQHKGHIHIPSSDSEVEIVGVQENTRCAHPRAGVIQSLSSAWKPNSGEHFNNSTRQSSPLWTTVSPQPNWVSPPEVVDLTLDEDTRHKFLL
- the LOC111963809 gene encoding protein ARK2N isoform X1, with amino-acid sequence MADTEEFVDGETLPECXAQVGSAAAFRGEPLKTETTTSFPPGDEGDSPLQMEGEPSLLSMPCLMKELRRDSPESQHASTGSDKPASGHVYESDSSNPCMLSPSSSGHQADSDTLSSGEEGAASRASGEEGTTVADTGLAAGCQTSSSSRQKSRRSRSESEMSTNTMAAKKNRCQPAVAGGAGGEKQTNGRLAKVKGHRSQKHKERIRLLRQKREAAARKKYNLLQDSSTSDSDLTCDSSTSSSEDETSGGKTITTDIPDGPPVVGHYDISDTDSNQERLSLTVERVCLRRTTVITHERLKTHRDQDMGANSGAVRVQHLCSLSAGHMXAELAHREPPQHKGHIHIPSSDSEVEIVGVQENTRCAHPRAGVIQSLSSAWKPNSGEHFNNSTRQSSPLWTTVSPQPNWVSPPEVVDLTLDEDTRHKFLL
- the LOC111963809 gene encoding protein ARK2N isoform X2 gives rise to the protein MADTEEFVDGETLPECXAQVGSAAAFRGEPLKTETTTSFPPGDEGDSPLQMEGEPSLLSMPCLMKELRRDSPESQHASTGSDKPASGHVYESDSSNPCMLSPSSSGHQADSDTLSSGEEGAASRASGEEGTTVADTGLAAGCQTSSSSRQKSRRSRSESEMSTNTMAAKKNRCQPAVAGGAGGEKQTNGRLAKVKGHRSQKHKERIRLLRQKREAAARKKYNLLQDSSTSDSDLTCDSSTSSSEDETSGGKTITTDIPASFCRAAEGSGVSAQIQGLLDGGGSWNRNGIGSVLEEAMTRFAVMQRQTEERFRVWMEKLTRLDSDDSGDSSIHSSDAPVRHRHRAPRPSPPSSFLPSSESQETMAAYMFARENANITMSSMSPDPLNNNVLPDVVPVATQNVNPDISDPGLLKV